CGCTAACGACGGAAACCGCTCGTGTTGGGGGCTGGCTCACCGCAATGGCTCCTCCCTACTCCCTACTCTCCAATCACGCTGAGCGACATTCTAAGTCTGCTGTCTTTGGTGTAGAGTATATTTTAGAACGATTGCCGTAAGTGAGTTTAATTTCTTCTAAAGCTAGACGTAAGTCTTCTCTACCTCGAAAACCTTCTAAGCGTTGCCGGACTGTTCCATTTTCTACCAAAATCAGAGTCGGCAGTGACTTTAACTTATAAGTGGTAGAAAGTTTGAAATTATCATCAGCGTTAACCCCAACTAATTTAATTTGCTCACCACATTGAGCTTTAAATTGCAATAACAGAGGGTGGATTATGCGACATAAACCACACCAAGGCGCTCCAAAATTTACTAAAACCGGAACTGGAGATTCTAAAACTTCTTGTGTAAATGTCCGCTCACTAACCGACAACACCATGACGCCTCTAAAATTATAGGGTTTTAATATCAAACTAGCTATCAGTAAGAGAAATCAGCAAGTCATGCAGTGCCTATACTACCTCTTCGGGCAAAGACGATTACGCAACTATTGCAAAATTGATTTTGGTTTTGACTAAAAAGCCAGCGTGACTTTTACAGTAGCTTGATGATTTTTTCAACTCCTGGCTGCCCCGTTGCTTTTCAGGCAATTTAGACTGCTGTGCTACTTAACTCTCTTGCAAAGGCAATTGTTTAACGCCATACGACTTTCAAATAATCAATTGACTGAGGGCACCCCCACTAACAGCTGTTTCAATTCATCCTACATTGATTCGGTAGCAATTGATAAGTCCAAATTTTATATGCTGATGATAGTGGGGATCACCCAGAATTACCATCTTATCCTACTAGTTGCTATAAGCAACACAGGATGCGACCACCAAAGCACAGCTACAAAAATAGCGACTCCCAAGTAAGCAGGTCGCATGAATTCCTGCCACTTGATAGATTGACGACCGTCAATAATTGCTTGAAAGGGAATTATTGAAGTGCGCTGTTTGACAATTTCAAAGGCTTCTCCATAACGGTAGCTCAAGCGGCGATCGCCATGCCAAACCCCAAACAAGTGGTGCAACACCAAGCCAATGGAGGTGACAAGGGTAAAGCTAGTACCCAACCAAAGAGTATGAGCAACACACCAAATTATTTGTCCCACCATCTGGGGATGGCGGGTAATACGAATAATTCCTGTCTCATACAGGTGGACTTGGGGCTTTTGAATAGCAGCAATTTCTAGTAGATTGAAGGTGGCAGGATACAAAAATAAAAACGAAATCGCTGACAACACCCAAACTAGCGCACTCACCCAAGGTATGCCTTGCACCTGCCAAAGTTGCAAACCATCATAACGATGGTTAATAAAGTAAATAATCAGTATTACAGCCAACGGTAAACTTACTAATGCAAAAACAATGCGATAAAGCCTTGGCCCAATGTACTTTTCTGCCCAAGGACGGAGGGCGGCCCCCCCACTGTGAGCCAACGCGAAAGCTAATTGTAACCCCAACATCACAAAATGACTGGGTGTCAACCAAGGATTAAGCATCATATACATTAGGTGAAGTAATTTAAAGAAAAGTTAATTCAGTACAACCAATACCACAAAGTATTCAACAGGAGACTTTAGTCAAGTTGTTATGGTACTGTCTTTTTCGAGTAAAGCCTCCAAGTTTAAAATGCAACAAATCCTGTGCAGTTGCAAAGCTGTGAAACATGATTTGTTGCCACTGCTCCTTTCAAAGTTTGTGGGTTGAGCCTTATGTCTGACCTTCCTTTCACTTTAGATCAGTTACGTATTCTGAAAGCGATCGCTGTAGAAGGGAGCTTCAAGCGCGCCGCTGATAGCCTTTACGTCTCCCAGCCTGCCGTCAGCTTGCAAGTTCAAAATCTAGAGCGGCAGCTGGATGTGCCTTTATTTGACCGTGGAGGACGCCGCGCCCAATTAACTGAAGCAGGGCATCTACTCCTCAGCTACGGTGAAAAAATCCTCAGTTTGTGTCAAGAAACCTGTCGCGCCATTGAGGATTTACAAAATCTCCAAGGCGGTACTTTGATTGTCGGTGCTTCTCAAACCACCGGTACTTATCTTTTGCCCAAAATGATCGGTATGTTCCGGCAAAAATATCCAGATGTAGCGGTGCAATTGCACGTCCACTCTACCCGACGCACTGCTTGGAGCGTAGCCAATGGACAAGTTGATCTAGCGATTATCGGTGGCGAAATTCCAGGTGAACTGACCGAATCATTGGAAATTATTCCTTACGCTGAAGATGAATTGGCGTTGATTTTACCAGTTTTTCATCCCCTTGCCAAACTTGAAACCATCCAAAAAGAAGACCTGTATAAACTCCAATTCATTGCTTTAGATTCCCAATCGACTATCCGTAAAGTAATTGACCAAGTGCTGGCACGTTGTGAGATTGACACAAGGCGCTTCAAATTTGAAATGGAACTCAATTCCATAGAAGCAATTAAAAATGCTGTGCAATCTGGTTTGGGGGCTGCCTTTGTCTCAACTAGTGCGATCGTTAAAGAATTACAAATGGGTGTATTGCACTGCACCCCAATTGAAGGCGTTGTCGTCAAGCGAACACTGTGGTTGATTTTTAATCCTCATCGCTACAGATCCAAAGCAGCAGAAGCATTTAGTCAAGAAATTTTGCCCCAGTTTTCTAACCCGGAATGGAATCACAACGTGTTAAAATTATCGCAAAAAAAGCTAGTAGTGAATACATTAGATGGAGCAACCCCCCACTCTTCTGACGACGCTTAAGATTGGTCAGGAGTTAAGAGTCTAGAGTTAGTAGTCATTAGTCAGTAGTCAGTGGTCATTAAAAAAACAACTGACAAATTACCCTTTGGGTGACGCTCCTGCGTCGCTACCGCTGCTCTTGATCGGCAGTTCCTCATGGGGGAAAAACCCCCTCTCTCGCACTGCCTCACCGCAGGGCTGCCCCATGAGCGACTGCCCTGCATCCTTTGCCAACAGCCTTTGGTAGTGGCGTGAAACCCCTCTTTTGCATTGCCTCACCGTACTGCCTCACAACTGACAACTGACCAAGGACAACTGACAACTGACCAAGGACAAAACAATGGAAGTTTACTGCACTCGTCCACACTGTCCACATCCACAAAACTATTTTGCGGATTTAGATGACATTACAACACTGAAAACAACACAGCAAAAGTACTGCACTACTTGTGGAATGCCACTGCTGCTAGATGGTCGATACGTACCAATCAAGTTGCTGGGAAAAGGTGGGTTTGGGGCAGCCTTCTTAGCACGCGATCGCCGTATTCCCGGAATGCGTCCATGTGTAGTTAAACAGTTTCAGCCTGCGGGAAATTTAAACTCAACTCAGTTGCAACTAGCGCAACAGTTGTTTGAAAGAGAAGCTGAAGTTCTAGCACAAATAGGTCACGAACACGAGCAAATACCTAACTTGTTTGCTTTTT
Above is a window of Nostoc sp. UHCC 0702 DNA encoding:
- a CDS encoding thioredoxin family protein, producing the protein MVLSVSERTFTQEVLESPVPVLVNFGAPWCGLCRIIHPLLLQFKAQCGEQIKLVGVNADDNFKLSTTYKLKSLPTLILVENGTVRQRLEGFRGREDLRLALEEIKLTYGNRSKIYSTPKTADLECRSA
- a CDS encoding LysR family transcriptional regulator, producing the protein MSDLPFTLDQLRILKAIAVEGSFKRAADSLYVSQPAVSLQVQNLERQLDVPLFDRGGRRAQLTEAGHLLLSYGEKILSLCQETCRAIEDLQNLQGGTLIVGASQTTGTYLLPKMIGMFRQKYPDVAVQLHVHSTRRTAWSVANGQVDLAIIGGEIPGELTESLEIIPYAEDELALILPVFHPLAKLETIQKEDLYKLQFIALDSQSTIRKVIDQVLARCEIDTRRFKFEMELNSIEAIKNAVQSGLGAAFVSTSAIVKELQMGVLHCTPIEGVVVKRTLWLIFNPHRYRSKAAEAFSQEILPQFSNPEWNHNVLKLSQKKLVVNTLDGATPHSSDDA